A window from Corythoichthys intestinalis isolate RoL2023-P3 chromosome 10, ASM3026506v1, whole genome shotgun sequence encodes these proteins:
- the mad2l1bp gene encoding MAD2L1-binding protein produces MEKLSLSPEKLDEVALVPTVVTHLDDSNAHERSGQIFLPVTDKTVVDDQEFKCSEHESRESQDQVNSTQNDENKIVSSSNLLENVPERGCCVTPRKQLLSKEESDAEMVRRAKEEGIVSVVFPGIVTQEGCCRFVSEILKCVLYQRQQLPMTYDQLVYTQKNWQDSKADKDVISGRKVNLADMNGRKCQKTLQDLEEVLHRLEVLFSLSKVPRVLLLMGGSLVLPKEIYEINLEELVLGSGDKCLRVSSCLRQLFRTLFIADLLSDSKPGRLMPTTVLALAHRDCGVGWFHPKLRFKVPTSIKKKKIALCSNVQECGNESTDVMDWQEYVWFQAPTAIKGFF; encoded by the exons ATGGAGAAACTGTCCCTGTCTCCTGAAAAGCTTGACGAAGTGGCGTTAGTGCCAACTGTAGTGACTCATTTGGACGATTCAAACGCACACGAACGTTCGGGACAAATTTTCCTTCCGGTTACCGACAAAACGGTGGTAGATGACCAGGAATTTAAATGTTCTGAACACGAATCAAGGGAAAGTCAAGATCAGGTTAATAGTACCCAAAATGACGAAAATAAAATTGTGTCTTCAAGCAACTTGCTtg AAAACGTGCCAGAGCGAGGCTGCTGCGTGACACCCCGTAAACAACTATTAAGCAAAGAGGAGAGTGACGCAGAGATGGTGAGAAGAGCAAAGGAGGAGGGCATTGTCAGTGTTGTCTTCCCGGGAATTGTGACTCAGGAAGGATGCTGCCGTTTTGTCAGCGAAATCCTTAAGTGTGTTTTATATCAGAGGCAACAACTGCCAATGACCTATGACCAACTCGTGTACACCCAGAAGAATTGGCAAGACTCAAAAGCG GATAAAGATGTTATTAGTGGAAGGAAAGTGAATCTGGCAGATATGAATGGGCGCAAGTGTCAAAAGACACTCCAGGATCTGGAGGAGGTGCTGCATCGGCTGGAGGTGCTGTTCTCTCTAAGCAAGGTACCACGAGTGCTGCTGCTCATGGGTGGCTCGCTCGTCCTCCCCAAAGAGATATACGAGATCAACCTGGAAGAGCTGGTGCTGGGAAGTGGCGACAAATGTCTTCGCGTGTCGTCATGTTTAAGACAACTCTTCCGCACACTTTTCATAGCTGACCTTTTGTCTGATAGCAAACCGGGCCGTTTAATGCCCACCACGGTGTTGGCACTAGCCCACAGGGACTGTGGGGTAGGTTGGTTCCATCCCAAACTACGATTTAAAGTACCAACCtctatcaagaaaaaaaaaattgctcttTGTAGTAATGTGCAAGAATGCGGGAATGAAAGCACAGATGTGATGGACTGGCAGGAATATGTGTGGTTTCAAGCACCTACGGCCATCAAAGGATTTTTTTAA